The following are encoded in a window of Corynebacterium argentoratense DSM 44202 genomic DNA:
- a CDS encoding deoxyguanosinetriphosphate triphosphohydrolase, with translation MHYQYSSLDEQRRHPEEAKGSTVSGTLPDTRRAFVRDRARVLHSAALRRLADKTQVVGPRDGDTPRTRLTHSLEVAQIARGIGAGVGADPDLCELAGLCHDIGHPPYGHNGEVALNELAGDIGFEGNAQSLRILTLLEPKVCDVETSFGLNLTRAALDAACKYPWTRSQAEAKNTKKYGCYDEDAHILEWIRSGSDTHLKPPIEGQVMDISDDVAYSVHDVEDGILAGRIDLKVMWDLVELAALAEKGARAFGGNPDELVEAADRLRQLDVVSRAADYDATFPSLVGLKALTSELVGRFVGAIITATRKNNGEALGRHNGQLVVPPDVAAEVTLLKTIAVLYVMDEPVHLRRQDRQRERIYRVFDYLSMGAPGSLDPSFAHWYMQADSDQQRRRVIIDQIASLTESRLERLAHLAAGVSGFYG, from the coding sequence GTGCACTACCAGTACAGCTCGCTCGATGAACAACGCCGCCACCCCGAAGAAGCCAAAGGTTCGACCGTCAGCGGCACCCTGCCTGACACCAGGCGAGCGTTCGTACGAGACCGCGCCCGCGTGCTCCACTCCGCAGCGCTGCGGCGACTGGCAGACAAAACCCAAGTGGTTGGTCCCCGTGACGGCGACACCCCACGCACACGCCTGACCCACAGCCTCGAAGTCGCGCAAATCGCCCGCGGCATTGGAGCAGGCGTTGGTGCTGACCCCGACCTGTGCGAACTCGCCGGCCTGTGCCACGACATCGGCCACCCACCCTACGGACATAATGGGGAAGTGGCGCTCAACGAACTTGCCGGCGACATCGGCTTCGAAGGTAACGCCCAAAGCTTAAGGATCCTCACCCTACTCGAGCCCAAGGTTTGCGACGTCGAAACCTCCTTCGGACTCAACCTCACCCGCGCAGCACTAGATGCCGCCTGCAAATACCCATGGACACGCAGCCAAGCTGAAGCAAAAAACACCAAAAAATACGGCTGCTACGACGAAGACGCCCACATCCTCGAGTGGATCCGCAGCGGCAGCGACACCCACCTCAAGCCCCCCATCGAGGGCCAAGTGATGGACATCTCCGATGATGTGGCGTACTCCGTACATGACGTTGAAGACGGCATCCTCGCCGGCCGCATCGACCTCAAAGTCATGTGGGACCTCGTCGAGCTCGCAGCACTGGCAGAAAAAGGCGCACGCGCTTTTGGCGGAAACCCTGACGAACTCGTGGAAGCCGCAGACAGGCTCCGACAACTCGACGTTGTCAGCCGCGCCGCCGACTACGACGCAACCTTCCCATCGCTTGTTGGGCTCAAAGCCTTGACCTCGGAACTCGTCGGCCGATTCGTCGGCGCAATCATCACTGCCACCCGAAAAAACAACGGTGAAGCCCTGGGCCGCCACAACGGTCAGTTAGTGGTCCCGCCAGACGTAGCTGCAGAAGTCACCCTGCTGAAAACCATCGCGGTGCTCTACGTGATGGATGAACCCGTCCACCTGCGCCGCCAAGACCGCCAACGCGAACGCATCTACAGGGTATTCGACTACTTGAGCATGGGCGCGCCGGGCTCCCTGGACCCAAGCTTTGCGCATTGGTACATGCAGGCAGATAGTGATCAGCAACGACGCCGCGTCATCATCGACCAGATCGCCAGCCTCACCGAATCCAGGTTGGAACGCCTGGCCCACCTCGCAGCAGGCGTATCCGGTTTTTATGGTTAG